The following are encoded in a window of bacterium genomic DNA:
- the nth gene encoding endonuclease III, producing the protein MLPRSTALTALRRRAARIAAILGERYPVTRLPLKHRNPLQLLVATILSAQCTDSQVNKVTPALFARYKTAVEFASADPSEMEALVRTTGFYRQKARAIARTARMLVQKFGGVVPSTMEELLELPGVGRKTANVVLGGIFGLPSVVVDTHVRRISRRLGLTVHNDPTKIEQDLMRILNRDQWSDFSLRVIYLGREICRARHPLCPACPLRRLCPYARGNQSKGLSSR; encoded by the coding sequence ATGTTACCGCGATCCACAGCACTGACTGCTCTCCGGCGCCGCGCAGCTAGGATTGCTGCGATCCTGGGCGAGCGCTACCCTGTCACCCGTCTGCCGCTCAAGCACCGCAACCCGCTGCAGTTGCTGGTGGCCACGATACTGTCGGCGCAATGCACCGACAGCCAGGTGAACAAGGTCACACCGGCGTTGTTCGCCCGCTACAAGACGGCGGTGGAGTTTGCCTCCGCGGACCCGTCTGAGATGGAAGCGCTCGTCCGCACAACGGGCTTCTACCGGCAGAAGGCGCGGGCGATCGCGCGGACGGCCAGGATGCTGGTTCAGAAGTTCGGCGGTGTCGTGCCAAGTACTATGGAAGAACTACTGGAACTCCCGGGTGTGGGACGCAAGACGGCCAACGTGGTCCTGGGCGGCATCTTCGGACTGCCCAGCGTCGTGGTGGACACGCACGTGCGGCGCATCAGCCGGCGCCTGGGGCTCACTGTGCACAACGACCCAACGAAGATCGAGCAGGACCTGATGCGGATTCTCAATCGCGACCAGTGGTCGGATTTCTCCCTGCGGGTTATATACCTGGGCCGGGAGATCTGCCGGGCGCGGCATCCGCTGTGCCCGGCCTGCCCGCTGCGTCGCCTCTGCCCCTATGCTCGTGGAAACCAGTCCAAAGGCCTGTCAAGCCGATAG
- the ggt gene encoding gamma-glutamyltransferase, whose protein sequence is MRTGRSTVLARRGMIATGHPLATAACLEVLADRGNAVDAAVAAAAVLGVAQPMMSGLGGDTFMLVYHKPEGRVWGLNGSGPAPAGASREYFVEQGHTTMPLRGMLSVSVPGAVRAMEEALARWGSGRFSLRKLLEPAIRYAEEGVPVARKIAGWLREAAPAIAQYPSSSAVFLPHGRPLEEGEILVQRDLGASLRTVAAGGSAAFYEGPIAEAIGAYSRAHGGLLSAGDFAGYAVDVHEPLSTAFRDLTVYATAPPSQGILLLEMLNILEGFDPARWDSPDAIHRAVEAKKIAYADRLAYLGDPLLVRNPVGALLDKGYAARRREGMGNTTYFCVADCEGNLVSYITSLSAAFGCGEIVEGTGILPNNRAGRGFTLEAGHPNCIEPGKRTMHTLTPYMAFRGGMPWLAWGTPGGDAQPQWCLQVLLNLVESGMSPQQAVEAPRWHSFPGTDPATLGSQFELRVEEGFPAETLAELERRGHRVMPAASPEGGGGAQAILVDHTRGAYLGASDPRVDGCAIGL, encoded by the coding sequence ATGCGTACGGGACGCTCAACCGTGCTCGCGCGACGCGGGATGATCGCCACGGGTCACCCTCTAGCGACGGCCGCGTGTCTGGAGGTTCTGGCAGACCGGGGCAACGCCGTGGACGCCGCGGTGGCCGCGGCGGCGGTACTGGGCGTGGCACAGCCGATGATGAGCGGGCTTGGCGGCGACACGTTCATGTTGGTCTACCACAAACCCGAGGGGCGCGTCTGGGGTCTCAACGGCAGCGGGCCCGCGCCCGCGGGCGCGTCGCGAGAATACTTCGTCGAGCAGGGCCACACGACGATGCCGCTTCGAGGCATGCTGTCGGTTTCGGTGCCCGGAGCGGTTCGAGCGATGGAGGAGGCCCTGGCCCGATGGGGCAGCGGCCGATTCTCCCTCCGTAAGCTGCTGGAGCCGGCGATCCGCTACGCCGAGGAGGGTGTGCCGGTTGCGAGAAAGATAGCCGGCTGGCTGCGTGAGGCCGCGCCCGCCATCGCCCAGTACCCTTCCTCGTCGGCGGTGTTCCTGCCGCACGGCAGGCCTTTGGAGGAGGGCGAGATTCTGGTCCAGCGTGATCTCGGCGCATCGCTGCGGACAGTGGCCGCGGGCGGTTCAGCGGCGTTCTACGAAGGGCCGATCGCCGAGGCAATCGGCGCGTACAGCCGCGCCCACGGAGGATTGCTCTCCGCCGGCGACTTCGCCGGGTACGCCGTGGATGTGCACGAGCCCCTAAGCACCGCCTTCCGCGACCTGACCGTCTACGCTACGGCGCCTCCGTCCCAGGGGATCCTGCTGCTCGAGATGTTGAACATCCTCGAAGGTTTTGACCCCGCGCGCTGGGATTCGCCCGACGCCATCCACAGGGCCGTAGAGGCCAAGAAGATCGCCTATGCCGACCGCCTGGCCTACCTGGGAGACCCGCTGCTCGTCCGCAACCCGGTCGGCGCGCTGCTCGACAAAGGGTACGCGGCCCGCCGGCGAGAGGGGATGGGAAACACAACCTACTTCTGCGTGGCCGACTGTGAGGGAAACCTCGTCTCGTACATAACCAGTCTATCGGCCGCCTTCGGCTGCGGCGAGATCGTTGAGGGAACCGGCATCCTGCCAAACAACCGCGCCGGTCGCGGGTTCACCCTGGAAGCCGGGCACCCCAACTGCATCGAGCCCGGTAAGCGTACGATGCACACTCTGACTCCCTACATGGCGTTTCGCGGCGGAATGCCCTGGCTGGCCTGGGGTACGCCCGGCGGTGATGCGCAGCCGCAGTGGTGCCTGCAGGTCCTGCTCAACCTGGTCGAGTCCGGGATGAGCCCGCAGCAGGCGGTCGAGGCCCCGCGCTGGCACAGCTTCCCAGGCACCGATCCGGCGACGCTCGGATCGCAGTTCGAGTTGCGCGTCGAGGAGGGCTTCCCTGCGGAGACCCTTGCCGAACTGGAGCGGAGGGGCCACCGCGTCATGCCCGCGGCCTCGCCGGAAGGCGGCGGCGGGGCCCAGGCGATTCTGGTAGACCACACGCGCGGGG